From Quercus lobata isolate SW786 chromosome 1, ValleyOak3.0 Primary Assembly, whole genome shotgun sequence, one genomic window encodes:
- the LOC115988130 gene encoding ankyrin repeat-containing protein At5g02620-like, whose translation MEKPAEQPQAGQTSLPQKKMTKQLTGKRDDTPLHTAAREGNLTAVTEIFSGTGEAELKELLEKQNQAGETALYVAAEYGYVDLVREMIKYYDLADAGIKARNGFDAFHIAAKQGDLEILKVLMEVHPELSMTVDGSNTTALHTAATQGHIEIVNFLLEAESSLATIARSNQKTTLHSAARNGHLEVVKALLEKEPGITKRIDKKGQTALHMAVKGQSSDVVGELIKADPLTVNMVDNKGNTALHIATRKGRAQIVKMLLEHNETDTKAVNRTGETATDTAEKTGQADVAALLQDYGVQSAKNLRPQAPSTARELKQTVSDIKHEVHDQLDQTRQTRKRVRGIAHRINKMHTEGLNNAINSTTVVAVLIATVAFAAIFTVPGQYVDDPKNIPPGVSLGEANIAPQVPFIIFIIFDSIALFISLAVVVVQTSVVVIESKAKKQMMAVINKLMWLACALVSVAFLALSFVVVGESERWLAIGVTIIGTTIMAATLGTMCYWVIRHRIEASNMRNIRRKSSLGSGSRSLSLSVMSDSEILNGEYKNMYAI comes from the exons ATGGAGAAACCAGCAGAGCAGCCACAAGCAGGGCAGACAAGCCTGCCTCAGAAGAAGATGACAAAGCAGTTGACTGGAAAACGTGACGATACGCCTTTGCATACTGCGGCAAGAGAAGGGAATCTTACTGCTGTAACAGAAATCTTTAGTGGCACCGGAGAGGCTGAATTGAAGGAATTGTTGGAAAAGCAAAATCAAGCTGGTGAGACAGCCCTTTATGTTGCAGCAGAATATGGTTATGTTGATTTGGTTAGGGAGATGATCAAGTACTATGATCTTGCTGATGCTGGCATTAAAGCAAGAAATGGCTTTGATGCATTCCACATTGCTGCAAAACAAGGGGACTTGG AGATATTGAAGGTCTTAATGGAAGTCCATCCAGAATTGTCTATGACCGTGGATGGATCAAACACCACGGCTTTGCACACTGCTGCAACACAAGGGCACATTGAGATAGTGAATTTTTTGTTAGAGGCAGAAAGTAGCCTGGCAACCATTGCTAGAAGCAATCAGAAGACTACCTTGCACTCTGCAGCGCGAAATGGGCATTTGGAGGTTGTGAAAGCACTTCTGGAAAAGGAGCCTGGGATTACCAAACGGATTGATAAGAAGGGGCAGACTGCACTACACATGGCAGTGAAGGGACAGAGTAGCGATGTGGTGGGGGAGTTGATTAAGGCAGATCCTTTGACGGTAAACATGGTTGATAATAAGGGCAACACTGCGTTGCATATAGCGACCAGGAAAGGTAGAGCTCAG ATTGTGAAGATGCTTCTCGAACACAATGAGACAGACACAAAAGCCGTTAACAGGACTGGTGAAACTGCCACTGACACTGCAGAGAAAACTGGCCAAGCTGATGTTGCAGCCCTTCTTCAGGATTACGGGGTTCAGAGCGCCAAAAACCTCAGGCCTCAAGCACCAAGCACTGCCCGTGAGTTGAAACAAACGGTTAGTGACATAAAGCATGAAGTCCATGACCAGCTAGATCAGACCCGGCAGACCAGAAAACGTGTTCGAGGCATTGCCCACCGTATCAACAAAATGCACACAGAAGGTCTCAACAATGCAATCAACTCCACAACTGTTGTAGCTGTCCTCATTGCCACAGTCGCATTTGCAGCCATATTCACAGTCCCTGGGCAATATGTTGACGACCCAAAAAACATTCCTCCTGGAGTCTCCCTAGGGGAAGCAAATATTGCTCCCCAAGTGCCATTTATAATCTTTATCATCTTTGATTCCATTGCACTCTTTATTTCTCTGGCAGTTGTGGTGGTGCAGACCTCAGTGGTAGTCATAGAAAGCAAGGCAAAGAAGCAAATGATGGCAGTTATCAACAAGCTAATGTGGTTGGCTTGTGCACTTGTTTCAGTGGCATTCTTGGCTCTGTCATTTGTTGTGGTCGGTGAGAGTGAAAGGTGGCTGGCAATTGGAGTAACAATTATAGGAACAACCATAATGGCCGCTACTTTGGGTACTATGTGTTATTGGGTCATTAGGCATCGGATTGAGGCCTCCAATATGAGGAACATTCGGAGAAAATCATCACTTGGCAGTGGATCAAGATCCTTGTCACTGTCAGTGATGTCAGACTCTGAGATCCTCAATGGTGAGTACAAGAATATGTATGCAATTTGA